In the Malaya genurostris strain Urasoe2022 chromosome 1, Malgen_1.1, whole genome shotgun sequence genome, one interval contains:
- the LOC131426451 gene encoding uncharacterized protein LOC131426451, producing MGDTQVPSTPVPVPRPRQRTNNNNINNPASAVKIDDKINNNEKSRDIPDGTSLYPSLYPKLDYENFEIIHPRSHTKIQNGSTEVPTNVRPVPAPRRSRIVVHEETGAGDESSRYQNVTPLVTAAGAIKKSPSPGKNHPAIITTVHNDLRGSSTPPTSPGTSNTTGPRFSYGSERNPDGLDRGESDGTSIGSGDSGRKYKTSSPGDLFKSIGMTSKLLTESISERVSHKTMKVASKIDKNLKSVRKSINSMTEDKLSMSLGRNKSVKTKRSKSTSAEDDDCLERRQTAPPENLDLMRNIQFNSPLNNSSNNNNRLDNREDLTKISPASSTYDIPKSTKRTNHGYDDSLKSNSTASLASASSSSTNNPPPPAAGLFSRTSALSQSLYTKVVPRKDRNVNSETPPPGALRSKTKSESNLCESKFYIDSVREIELGSDSEDVAGPPAMPAPVLRTNKPKPKATEESPYGKLNIIPRPPVSSSSSSSSEEDNNPPEKMLRKMQIRKKNYENVTVVGGDSSAPPDSRRATCNSLNRIFSRRTSSFDELRNNLNLRSDSWNFYDVGGRDEEEEEDDSSRVSTPEPAYVNDGQIYGQIYETETALLMPQPLSKAAAPPKAARHDYDEVSISDIIDEFDPLLLNNHRPTTTGDCNDELALIENILGAESYGMTPKPPKRTDSLMESEEPSAPSKETPPIPQRKKSHKSPRRTMIVHQNLNLPSDSVENLVDDATIEPYLAIVEEPSASSSSSQEPVDLSYPSSSSAHAQEPQTNWFVSEEPHSSGKSADRFLKTSKVNPVNEKLDNKPMEKIQKELPSELACIAEDDDTYLPSYLEAIGGNEPLPDPFAGPTPATSGGGGKPSVKSKLFNVLKRKSSFKTKTDVRTVLEMVPKPPLTERFIGHHGHLLKFPSGMIGDVFNELAPRSVVLKEKIIQTYQDPQKMQPKETLHLKFILSLQCVVQHKFNSESLDLHCFEVVLALPKKEGGSTANQQLVTNPNLVITSTNSGNVKTSRQSYIFGVHKRVDRNVWMGKILQSVCDVFPDDCLAEFTRAGWCYMKKSVSSEWSGAWILLTKRRLCFHNSQDSQLEQLDLRKARCIGAFESDESIRNLHIETGPSLFIDCPPYATLYFIMSSPRETQIWRKLLKDTAHKNGTSLHSQQLTRNDVPVLIDKCINFIYAHGSMSEGIYRKSGSASQVTRILQLFKEDAFAVQLTRGEFNEYDVAGALKKFVRDIPKSFLGNYSISFVSITSLKSAKDKIDSYRELLLRLPHVEHQTLKKLVGHLNFIASLELHNKMGIPNLAMIWGSTLMANSSQNQEAEQWRYSQDEADVVADLIKLYKNLFTITPEEIKKEQLMLKVLQKYHAAAENLSDSVKHSGDLKVWITIDCDEQGQQQQQPEEDKTQVNVTITPTKTASDICKELAAKAGSEWYRLTLYEVIADGALIRPIHYSERALEIVLRWTYWEDADRKTNFLAIRPTTTLNDVYRHIQKAPMLTPTTELKFADRRTKTLRSYKLQLIGREIVVLKRLDKKDKGTYEELMKIHLGRVHAYLGRETKRDQARLRWAITLVEHDFKKRSRDAPFIGHLLGGVDFSDQILWYSSILYSLHKDDILPSSDLFF from the exons ATGGGAGACACTCAAGTTCCGAGCACTCCGGTACCCGTTCCTCGACCCCGTCAGcgcaccaacaacaacaacatcaacaaccCAGCTTCCGCAGTCAAGAtagatgacaaaatcaacaacaacgaaaagagtCGCGATATCCCGGACGGAACCTCCCTGTACCCGTCGCTGTATCCCAAACTGGACTACGAAAACTTTGAAATTATACACCCACGCAGTCACACGAAAATTCAGAATGGAAGTACCGAAGTACCGACCAACGTACGACCGGTTCCGGCACCCCGAAGGTCACGAATCGTAGTCCACGAAGAAACAGGTGCCGGAGATGAATCCAGTCGCTATCAGAACGTAACTCCTCTGGTGACGGCCGCCGGGGCCATAAAGAAAAGTCCTAGTCCGGGCAAAAATCATCCTGCCATCATTACTACGGTTCACAACGATTTGCGAGGTAGCTCGACGCCACCGACTTCACCCGGAACATCGAATACTACGGGGCCGCGTTTCAGTTACGGGAGCGAACGGAATCCGGACGGTTTGGATCGTGGCGAATCCGATGGGACATCGATTGGAAGTGGTGACAGTGGACGGAAGTACAAAACCAGCTCACCCGG AGATCTTTTCAAATCGATTGGTATGACCTCGAAGCTGCTAACGGAATCCATCAGCGAACGAGTGTCACACAAAACCATGAAGGTCGCCAGCAAGATAGACAAGAACCTGAAAAGTGTACGCAAATCGATCAACAGCATGACCGAGGACAAACTGTCGATGTCGCTGGGGCGCAACAAAAGCGTGAAGACGAAACGAAGCAAAAGCACGTCCGCCGAAGACGACGATTGTCTGGAACGAAGACAAACGGCACCGCCGGAAAACCTAGATCTGATGAGAAACATTCAGTTCAACAGTCCACtgaacaacagcagcaacaacaacaacaggctCGATAACCGGGAAGATCTGACCAAAATATCGCCGGCCTCGTCTACGTACGACATTCCGAAGAGTACGAAGCGGACCAACCACGGTTATGACGATTCCCTCAAATCGAACAGCACCGCTAGCTTAGCTTCGGCGTCCTCCTCGTCTACCAACAATCCACCACCTCCGGCGGCGGGACTTTTCTCCCGAACTTCCGCACTGAGTCAAAGTCTGTACACAAAAGTTGTGCCGAGAAAAGATCGAAATGTGAACTCGGAAACGCCACCTCCCGGGGCTCTGCGAAGCAAAACCAAAAGCGAATCCAATCTGTGCGAGTCCAAGTTCTACATCGATTCGGTTCGGGAAATCGAACTCGGAAGCGACTCGGAAGATGTGGCGGGACCTCCAGCAATGCCGGCGCCAGTTCTACGAACTAACAAACCAAAACCAAAGGCAACGGAGGAAAGCCCATACGGAAAACTGAACATCATTCCACGTCCTCCCGTGTCCAGCAGCAGTTCCAGCTCCTCCGAGGAAGACAACAATCCACCGGAAAAGATGTTGCGAAAAATGCAGATTCGAAAGAAAAACTACGAAAATGTTACCGTCGTCGGTGGTGACTCGTCGGCTCCTCCGGACTCTCGGCGTGCCACTTGCAACTCGCTAAATCGTATCTTTTCCCGGCGCACTTCGTCCTTCGATGAGTTGCGCAACAATTTGAACCTCCGGTCGGACTCCTGGAATTTCTACGACGTAGGCGGACGAGACGAGGAAGAGGAGGAGGACGATAGTTCACGGGTTAGCACACCGGAACCGGCCTACGTCAACGATGGGCAAATCTACGGTCAGATCTATGAAACGGAAACGGCACTGCTGATGCCACAGCCACTGTCGAAAGCAGCAGCACCACCGAAAGCGGCACGGCACGATTACGACGAGGTGTCCATCTCGGATATCATCGATGAGTTCGATCCGTTGTTGTTGAACAATCATCGGCCCACCACCACCGGTGACTGTAACGACGAGTTGGCCCTGATTGAGAACATACTCGGAGCGGAATCGTACGGGATGACACCGAAACCACCCAAGCGAACCGACTCGTTGATGGAATCGGAAGAACCGAGCGCTCCGAGCAAAGAAACGCCACCGATTCCACAGCGGAAAAAGTCCCACAAAAGTCCCCGTCGAACGATGATCGTCCATCAAAATCTGAATCTACCGTCGGATAGCGTTGAAAATCTGGTGGACGACGCAACCATCGAACCGTACCTTGCGATTGTAGAAGAACCGAGTGCCAGCAGTAGTAGTAGTCAGGAACCGGTTGATCTAAGCTATCCATCGTCATCCAGCGCTCATGCTCAAGAACCGCAAACCAATTGGTTTGTGTCGGAGGAGCCGCACAGTTCGGGAAAATCGGCGGATCGGTTTCTCAAAACCAGCAAAGTAAATCCGGTCAACGAAAAGCTAGACAACAAACCGatggaaaaaattcaaaaagaactTCCATCCGAACTGGCGTGCATCGCCGAGGATGACGACACCTATCTGCCGTCCTATCTGGAAGCCATCGGTGGGAACGAACCGTTGCCGGATCCTTTCGCTGGTCCTACGCCGGCCACGAGTGGCGGAGGTGGAAAACCAAGCGTCAAATCAAAGTTGTTTAATGTGTTGAAACGGAAGTCCAGCTTCAAAACGAAAACCGACGTTCGAACGGTACTGGAGATGGTTCCGAAACCGCCGCTGACCGAGCGATTCATCGGTCACCACGGTCACCTGTTGAAGTTCCCGTCCGGTATGATCGGCGATGTGTTCAACGAGTTGGCGCCGCGGTCGGTGGTGCTGAAGGAGAAAATCATTCAGACCTATCAGGACCCACAGAAGATGCAACCGAAGGAAACGCTACATCTGAAGTTCATCCTGAGTTTGCAGTGCGTCGTGCAGCACAAGTTCAACAGTGAAAGTTTGGATTTGCACTGTTTCGAGGTGGTGTTGGCATTGCCAAAGAAGGAGGGCGGTTCCACCGCCAACCAACAGCTGGTGACCAATCCGAATCTGGTCATCACCAGCACCAACAGTGGCAACGTGAAAACCTCGCGACAGTCGTACATATTCGGAGTGCACAAACGGGTGGACCGAAATGTTTGGATGGGGAAAATTCTCCAATCGGTCTGCGATGTTTTCCCCGACGACTGCCTGGCGGAATTCACCCGTGCCGGTTGGTGTTACATGAAGAAATCCGTATCGTCCGAATGGAGTGGAGCTTGGATACTGCTAACCAAACGTCGGCTGTGCTTTCACAACTCTCAGGACAGTCAACTGGAACAGTTGGACCTGCGGAAAGCACGATGCATCGGAGCGTTCGAATCGGATGAATCGATACGGAATCTACACATCGAAACCGGTCCGTCACTGTTCATCGATTGTCCCCCGTACGCCACACTGTACTTCATTATGAGTTCACCACGAGAGACACAGATCTGGCGGAAGTTACTGAAGGACACGGCCCACAAAAATGGTACGTCTTTGCACAGTCAACAGCTGACGCGGAACGATGTCCCGGTGCTGATCGATAAGTGCATCAACTTCATCTACGCTCACGGATCGATGTCCGAGGGGATATACAGGAAATCCGGTTCGGCAAGTCAGGTCACCCGAATCCTTCAGCTGTTCAAGGAGGATGCCTTCGCGGTGCAGCTGACCCGTGGCGAGTTCAACGAGTACGACGTGGCCGGTGCGTTGAAGAAGTTTGTTCGTGACATTCCGAAATCGTTCCTCGGTAATTATTCGATCAGTTTCGTAAGCATCACCAGCTTGAAGTCCGCCAAAGATAAGATCGATTCGTACCGGGAGCTTCTGTTGCGTTTGCCCCACGTCGAACATCAAACGCTGAAGAAACTGGTCGGCCATTTGAACTTTATCGCTTCGCTTGAGCTGCACAACAAAATGGGAATACCGAATTTAGCCATGATCTGGGGTTCGACGCTGATGGCCAACTCAAGCCAGAACCAGGAAGCCGAACAGTGGCGCTACTCACAGGACGAAGCCGATGTGGTGGCCGATTTGATCAAGCTGTACAAAAACCTATTCACGATCACACCGGAAGAGATCAAGAAGGAACAGCTGATGCTGAAGGTTCTGCAGAAGTACCATGCCGCGGCGGAAAATCTGTCCGATTCGGTGAAACATTCCGGTGATCTGAAGGTTTGGATTACGATCGATTGTGATGAACaggggcagcagcagcagcagccggaGGAGGATAAAACACAGGTCAATGTGACGATCACACCGACCAAGACGGCATCCGACATCTGTAAGGAGCTGGCCGCGAAGGCAGGCTCCGAATGGTACAGATTGACACTGTACGAGGTGATCGCGGATGGGGCGCTGATTCGGCCCATTCACTATAGCGAGCGGGCGCTGGAGATTGTGCTGAG ATGGACCTACTGGGAGGACGCCGACCGTAAAACCAACTTCCTGGCCATCCGACCCACGACGACGCTGAACGATGTCTACCGGCACATCCAGAAGGCACCGATGCTGACCCCCACGACGGAACTGAAATTTGCCGATCGACGCACGAAAACACTTCGCAGTTACAAGCTGCAACTGATCGGTCGGGAGATTGTCGTGCTGAAGCGGCTGGATAAGAAGGACAAGGGAACCTACGAGGAACTGATGAAGATCCATCTGGGGCGAGTACACGCCTACCTCGGTCGAGAAACGAAACGGGACCAGGCACGGCTCCGCTGGGCCATCACACTGGTGGAGCATGATTTCAAGAAACG atcCCGAGATGCACCCTTCATCGGTCATCTTCTCGGTGGAGTAGATTTCAGTGATCAAATCCTGTGGTATTCCAGCATTTTATACAGTCTGCACAAGGACGACATTTTGCCAAGTAGCGATCTATTTTTCTAG
- the LOC131426452 gene encoding GATOR complex protein NPRL2, whose product MSVVTVVNPTNQFYEGCGREGPIRCILLSEFHAVAGSKICCQVPDNYISKDVFDSIRFFIIPKPQLQRCTLTVNALGHKVIGYPVRIDHQRYPRNAFYFNLCFVCDSWARSVQYEPVVKKLSEYLLMMEEETAFLSNAEHNSRIQHLLSCILRDLNEKQVATIVEGETTIYLKIAKLKPDPPPVQDQQVPLICKGFENICLEAWDLTTQQVVPFINGVNHVARIAAEADVENQLVKSCIQNLVYYGVVQLLPLLKYSNVYMCTRNLQNLSKDRQFAEDCRRYVCFETEKEPAQRLPSLHKILQLYSQMTHGVTLRALCQRICPRDNGIDERKLVSFGLQHCLIRCINKYPIFTGSYPNARHKLYTGLNSLDEICCKTGLSPRRIEEDIDVDSNVTVIWK is encoded by the exons ATGTCCGTCGTCACCGTCGTCAATCCTACGAATCAATTCTACGAAGGTTGTGGCCGGGAAGGTCCCATCCGTTGTATTCTGCTGAGTGAATTTCACGCCGTAGCTGGGTCAAAAATATGTTGTCAGGTTCCGGATAACTACATCTCCAAGGACGTGTTTGATTCGATCCGGTTTTTTATCATTCCGAAGCCGCAGCTGCAGCGCTGCACGCTGACCGT CAACGCACTCGGGCACAAGGTTATCGGTTATCCGGTTCGGATCGACCACCAACGTTACCCACGGAATGCATTCTACTTCAATCTGTGCTTCGTGTGTGACAGTTGGGCCCGTTCGGTGCAGTACGAGCCGGTGGTGAAAAAACTGTCCGAGTACCTGCTGATGATGGAAGAGGAAACGGCATTCCTCTCGAATGCGGAGCACAATTCTCGCATTCAGCATCTGTTGAGTTGTATTCTGCGGGATTTGAACGAGAAGCAGGTGGCGACGATTGTGGAAGGGGAAACCACCATCTATCTGAAGATTGCCAAATTGAAACCGGATCCGCCACCGGTACAGGACCAGCAGGTACCGCTGATTTGCAAgggatttgaaaatatttgtctGGAAGCGTGGGATCTCACCACCCAGCAAGTGGTTCCATTCATCAACGGGGTCAATCATGTGGCCCGGATTGCGGCGGAAGCCGATGTGGAGAATCAACTGGTCAAATCTTGCATCCAGAATTTGGTTTACTACGGAGTAGTTCAGTTGCTTCCGTTGCTCAAGTACAGTAACGTGTACATGTGCACGCGAAATTTGCAAAACCTTAGCAAGGACCGTCAGTTTGCCGAAGACTGTCGGCGGTACGTGTGCTTCGAGACGGAAAAAGAACCGGCGCAGCGTCTGCCGTCGCTGCACAAAATTCTCCAGCTGTACTCACAGATGACGCACGGTGTTACGCTGCGGGCTCTCTGTCAGCGCATTTGCCCACGGGACAACGGCATCGACGAGCGGAAACTGGTCAGCTTCGGATTGCAGCACTGTCTGATCCGGTGCATCAACAAGTATCCGATCTTTACCGGATCGTACCCGAACGCAAGGCATAAACTGTACACCGGACTGAACAGCCTGGACGAAATTTGCTGCAAGACGGGCCTGTCACCGAGACGGATCGAGGAGGATATTGATGTGGACTCGAATGTGACCGTTATTTGGAAATga